The DNA sequence AATCATTTAAAGTTAtcatgcataaaaaaatgatttaaaaaatataaacaatgaaaaaaatttcaaattaaacaacaaaaacatagtAGTCATATATGAATGTGGAATACACAATGTTAGGGGCACACTCTATACAGAATGAAATCACATTTTTATTGAGCAATGTACACAATGAAAACTGTTCACACCCCCTTTAACACACCGAAACACCTTTCCATTGTGTATATTGTTCATAGAAAATGTGCTTCCACCAAGGATATTTTTGGAAACAAGAATAACAAGGACGCAATGGGGGTGGGAAAGGGGTAAGAATAGCAATACCCAGTTCAGATTACAAGTTAGCCTTATGAGTTCCAGTTTGGGTCTATTGTTGTTTTATGTCTTTGTACCTTAGGCCGGTAAAGAGAACCGAGCGAGTAAGGCTGCGTTTGGGTCGGGTTGAACTTTGAACTTCGAAGAGTCTTGatcgacgacgacgacgacgttGAGCTTCTCTCTTCGTTCAACTCAATCCGGTAATTCTTCCAAACCATCTTTCAATATTCGATTCACTGTTCTCCATTTCCTTCCTTtaatattagttttaataaatataaatatacaaagAAAATTAGCAATCGTTATGCTTTGACTCTGTTCTGACCACCATTGCTTcttcagtttttattttgtttcctgTCATGATGTGTATCTATACACTAAATCAATCAGAGGTAAGAAATTTTCTTTATTCCATTAtgatgacgatgatgatgaaatcaaggttttgaatttgacaaaatgatattaattttcatttgttttgaatgtgtgtgtgtatactGAATGGCATGATTCCTTATGTGCTATGTGTTGTTTAATGTGAACAATGTGTAGAGATTCTCTGTGCTTCATGGCAGGGGTAAGAAGCTGGCAATAGCTGCAGCATCTGAATAGGAATGGATTATATCTGTTTTTTTGTCACCTTCACTGCGATTGCGCTCTTAGGGTTTGTCTCTGTAGTGTTTTTTGAAGCatataaaagaagaaacaacCATCAGTATGTCCTTGTTTTTACTCATCTAATATTATGTGTATATGGACTGGGAGTATTAGTTTAATATttccattttgattttcaaaaggCATATTGAAGTTCCGGCTATTTTTGAGGATCCTAGCTCGTTGAAACAGGTAAATGTTTCCCTTTGCATTGTGTTATTTCTGTAGGTATGCAAGATTTTGTGagcattgtttatttatttacttattttgggGCATTCTTTAGGAAGTCTAATTTAGTGAAATAAGTCTGGAATAACTGACTTTAGTAGTCCACTTTTCAagggcattttttttttctttccaaaggATTGGCAAGTGAATTTGGTAATGCAAAATTTTGACTTTGTTGCTGCAAGGGTATAGGAAAATTGTAATTGTACAACTTGAAGATTGCAGGTCTGGAGGAAACATGTTTTAGCCTATTTTTCAGCTTAGCTTTATGAAGATAGCTCACTGTTATGATATGGTTTTGCTTGATACTCTTGCATATTTAGGTTCCTTGCCCACATATTGTTGATCCAGCCACAAAGTATATTTCTTTGATTATCCCTGCATTCAATGAGGAGCATAGGCTTCCAGGAGCTCTTGAGGAAACTATGAAGTAAGTGAAAATGTGTTGTTTTTACCTAGATTTATGTTTTCAATGTTAATATCAATAAAAGGATTTGGGTTTGGATGCAACTTAGTTTGTCTACTTTGGTCATTCTGTTATGAAGTTTTTGTTGTGTGTGTATAATGTCAATTGCAATGAGTCTATTTGACTTCTTCTGTCATAATCTTATATTCTGTGTTTGCATCTGTTAGAGCACTAGAGAGGATGATCAAAGGCATTACTGTATTATTCAGTCACAGATAACTAAAAGTTTGTTACAGAAAGATGAGCGCAGCACCACACTCCAGAGCCTCTGGCTCCTCAGGGAAAGATACCTGCTTAACTGACACTCACCAAAAGCATGCCTCCAACCCCATACTCAGTCTCCTGCTACCTCCACAGTGACTAACTGCCACCTCTCTACTAACTCCTAACAACCCCTGCCTCTCTTCTAGAATATACTTTCCATAAATGGGTTTCCTAGGACTTGTGTCCAGCTCCTGGTCCATAGGCTGATCCCCTTCTCCCGTGCCCATCCCCCTCTGTCGTTATGTGTGTGTACTGATTAGTTTTTGTAAGGTGGTTGTATACATAACAGATGCCATGTGATATGTTAACATGTTTAACCTCCTCTTacctgaaaaaaaaaggagtacaAACAACCATGGTAAGAAGCCAAAAGCAGGCTCAAATCCAAACTTTTATGCACTTTCTTCACGGTACTATTTACTTGAATAGGTTTGGACTTCATATGCATAGTGATGTAACTAGTTATTTAACAGCTTCTCTTGTGAAGTAGCTTAGCATATATTGTATAATTTTGGTACTAATAAACACAATTCTATTTATGCCTTAATTTGTAGTTATCTTCATCAACGTACTTTAAAGGATTCTTCATTTACATATGAGGTACTTCCAGTTCCAGTTCCTATTATCTATATAACCCTGTTTTAATTCTATTCTCTTGGAACTTTGTTTTAGATTCTAGCTTATTGTCTTGGGaatattaatattgatttaGAATTGTAAAGAAATTTCTATATTACATGATGAGGGTATCTGGTGGACATATAAAAAAGGCTTTATTTCACTCATGAACTTTACTAATGTGAAGTGAAAATACTTTCTATATTCATTAAAATCAGTTTGGTCTAACATAGCATATCTGAATCTCTTTGCTCAACTTACTTTCTTCCAAATGCATTTGTAACTCTGCGGATACACTTCTACATTCTCTTCACAATGGACGCTTGAGCAGGTTGTAATTGCAGGTTGTAATTATTGATGATGGAAGTGCTGATGAGACAAAAAGAGTAGCTTTTGAATTTGTGAGGAAATACACAGTAGACAAGGTAAGGGTCATCCTTCTAGGAAGAAATCACGGCAAAGGAGAAGCAATCAGAAAAGTGAGTCTTATTTAAACTATAGTTTCTTAAAATCTATTCATGTTGAATGTCAAATGGCTCTGTATCACACTATGCttgttgataattaattaaggcttttttctttccttgaaaGCATTGTATTACAGGGAATGATGCATTCACGTGGTGAACTACTTCTTATGCTTGATGCTGATGGAGCAACTAAGGTCACTGACCTAGAAAAGCTTGAAAATCAGGTCAATGGAATGCTACAATAACAGTTTTCAGAGATCTTACAATCAAATATTTGTGGTGCTAAATATTGATATGCATTGTCTAATGTTCTGTGATCAGATTCAAGCTGTTGCCAAAAGGGAATATCACCATGGAGATTCAAGCGATAGTGATCCCAGATTTAGAATATCTGATATCCCAGCTGCTGTATTTGGCTCAAGAGCTCATCTAGAGGAGAAAGCTTTAGCTACAGTTATGTGTTgccttcttcattctttgttttaTTGTTGCCATATGTGTAGATCATCTTGGTTGAATAACTTAAATTGATGCTTTCAGAGGAAGTGGTACCGCAATTTTTTGATGAAGGGCTTCCATCTTGTGGTTCTCATGGCTGCTGGTCCTGGAATTTGTGATACACAGGCAATTCCCTACTTCATTAGTTTTTGGGCTTGCATTTTGATTTGATACTCTCCTGACTGGTATACAGATTATGACCAGAGCTTCACCAGACATGGTAGTCGTGTCATAAAAGCCTGTTGACATTAGCATGATTTATCTTTTCATCACTTCTCTGCTTCTGCATTTCTTGTGTTTGAGCATGTATATTTGATGTTGGTTTTTATTCTCTGATATTGACTTGTACTTCCAGTGTGG is a window from the Glycine max cultivar Williams 82 chromosome 2, Glycine_max_v4.0, whole genome shotgun sequence genome containing:
- the LOC100781283 gene encoding dolichyl-phosphate beta-glucosyltransferase isoform X1, which codes for MDYICFFVTFTAIALLGFVSVVFFEAYKRRNNHQHIEVPAIFEDPSSLKQVPCPHIVDPATKYISLIIPAFNEEHRLPGALEETMNYLHQRTLKDSSFTYEVVIIDDGSADETKRVAFEFVRKYTVDKVRVILLGRNHGKGEAIRKGMMHSRGELLLMLDADGATKVTDLEKLENQIQAVAKREYHHGDSSDSDPRFRISDIPAAVFGSRAHLEEKALATRKWYRNFLMKGFHLVVLMAAGPGICDTQCGFKMFTRAAARKLFSNVRLKRWCFDVELVFLCKWFRISISEISVNWSEIPGSKVNLLSIPNMLWELVLMSVGYRTGMWRISNSA
- the LOC100781283 gene encoding dolichyl-phosphate beta-glucosyltransferase isoform X2 encodes the protein MDYICFFVTFTAIALLGFVSVVFFEAYKRRNNHQHIEVPAIFEDPSSLKQVPCPHIVDPATKYISLIIPAFNEEHRLPGALEETMNYLHQRTLKDSSFTYEVVIIDDGSADETKRVAFEFVRKYTVDKVRVILLGRNHGKGEAIRKGMMHSRGELLLMLDADGATKVTDLEKLENQIQAVAKREYHHGDSSDSDPRFRISDIPAAVFGSRAHLEEKALATRKWYRNFLMKGFHLVVLMAAGPGICDTQMFTRAAARKLFSNVRLKRWCFDVELVFLCKWFRISISEISVNWSEIPGSKVNLLSIPNMLWELVLMSVGYRTGMWRISNSA